The Muntiacus reevesi chromosome 10, mMunRee1.1, whole genome shotgun sequence genome has a segment encoding these proteins:
- the OR2K2 gene encoding olfactory receptor 2K2 — MHGENLTSWSFFFLEGFSRYPKLEIVLFVFSLLMYLITLLGNSTLILITVVDSRLQTPMYLFLGNLSFMDICYTSASIPTLLVNLLSSQKTIIFSGCAVQMYLSLAMGSTECVLLAVMAYDRYVAICSPLRYPIIMNRQVCVQMATISWVTGSLTALLETSFALLIPRCGNLIDHFTCEILAVLKLACTRSLLMDTIMLVISVLLLPVPMLLICISYVFILSTILRISSAEGRSKAFSTCGAHLTVVILYYGAALSMYLKPSSSGSQEIDKIISLLYGVLTPMLNPIIYSLRNKEVKDAVKKVLGKMYLQQTQEHL; from the coding sequence ATGCACGGCGAAAATCTCACCAGTTGGAGTTTCTTTTTCCTGGAAGGTTTTTCTAGATACCCAAAGTTAGAGATTGTTCTCTTCGTCTTCAGCCTATTAATGTATCTGATAACCCTCTTGGGCAACAGCACTCTTATTTTAATCACTGTCGTAGACTCACGTCTTCAGACGCCCAtgtacttgttccttggaaatcTCTCTTTCATGGATATTTGTTACACATCTGCTTCGATTCCTACTTTGCTGGTGAACTTGCTGTCATCCCAGAAAACcatcatcttttctgggtgtgcTGTACAGATGTATCTGTCCCTTGCCATGGGCTCCACGGAGTGTGTGCTCCtggctgtgatggcctatgaccgataCGTGGCCATTTGCAGCCCGCTGAGATACCCCATCATCATGAACAGACAGGTCTGTGTGCAGATGGCCACCATCTCCTGGGTGACAGGCTCTCTGACAGCCCTGCTGGAAACGAGCTTCGCCCTACTGATACCCCGCTGTGGGAATCTCATTGACCACTTCACGTGTGAAATTCTGGCAGTGCTGAAGCTAGCTTGCACACGGTCCCTGCTCATGGACACAATCATGCTGGTGATCAGTGTGCTCCTCCTGCCCGTTCCAATGCTCTTAAtttgcatctcttacgtcttcaTCCTTTCCACTATCCTGAGAATCAGCTCAGCAGAGGGCAGAAGCAAAGCCTTTTCTACCTGTGGCGCCCACTTGACTGTGGTGATCTTGTATTACGGGGCTGCCCTCTCCATGTACCTAAAGCCTTCTTCATCAGGCTCACAAGAAATAGATAAAATCATCTCGTTGCTTTATGGAGTGCTTACTCCTATGCTGAATCCCATAATTTACAGTTTAAGAAACAAAGAAGTCAAAGATGCGGTGAAAAAAGTGCTGGGCAAAATGTACTTGCAGCAAACACAGGAACATCTCTGA